In Cynocephalus volans isolate mCynVol1 chromosome 16, mCynVol1.pri, whole genome shotgun sequence, the following proteins share a genomic window:
- the PRR29 gene encoding proline-rich protein 29 isoform X2, with the protein MASGAGGSWGGSAPDTAAPTPLPWAVPPPPPPPGRVKADLLELMLLQNAQMQQLLLSRLVAGTLNSGPNSPRPQIYLESQQEESEEEEEMQAQEEGPLVFHHHYLPFPLPSLGPLLPWPAVFLPPPACQPHLQDVTRIQHCPPASRKSGGRAVPPPPPLSATGTVGADVPPASDYYDVESLL; encoded by the exons ATGGCCTCCGGGGCGGGCGGGAGCTGGGGTGGCTCCGCACCAGACACTGCAGCCCCTACG CCCCTTCCGTGGGCCGTCCCACCTCCGCCCCCGCCGCCAGGCCGCGTGAAGGCAG ACCTGCTGGAGCTGATGCTGCTGCAGAACGCGCAGatgcagcagctgctgctgagTCGCCTGGTGGCGGGGACGCTGAACTCGGGGCCCAACTCGCCGCGCCCGCAG ATCTACCTGGAGAGTCAACAGGAAGagtctgaggaggaggaggagatgcaAGCCCAGGAGGAAGGGCCTTTGGTGTTTCACCATCACTACCTGCCCTTCCCACTGCCCTCTCTGGGCCCCCTGCTACCCTGGCCAGCTGTTTTCCTTCCCCCTCCTGCATGTCAGCCCCACTTGCAGGACGTGACCAGGATTCAGCACTGCCCTCCTGCCTCCAGGAAAAGTGGGGG GAGAGCTGTGCCCCCCCCACCACCTCTTAGTGCCACAGGGACAGTGGGTGCGGATGTTCCCCCGGCTTCAG ACTACTATGATGTGGAGAGCCTACTGTGA
- the ICAM2 gene encoding intercellular adhesion molecule 2, with translation MSPFDCWRLPMTLLTLLCCPGSEKAFKVYTWPEKLAVETMGSQEVNCSTNCPQPKMGGLETMLTKTLLDQQPQWKVYLISNISEDTVLYCHFNCSGEQKMKGLPVRVYKLPKKVSLKLQPTWVTVGKPFTIECKVLDVEPLENLTIFLFRGKEALHNQTFGRTTPAPQEVMATLNSTAHRDDSLHNFSCQAQLDLRSHGGDIFYSISEPQVLEVHEPMQDSWMGIIITVVSVLLFLFVTSILFCFAFGQHWYQKRTGNYGVRAAWRRLQAFRPQPA, from the exons ATGTCCCCTTTTGATTGCTGGAGACTGCCCATGACCCTTCTCACTCTGCTCTGCTGCCCAG GGTCTGAGAAGGCATTCAAGGTATACACGTGGCCAGAGAAGCTGGCGGTTGAGACCATGGGGTCCCAGGAAGTCAACTGCAGCACCAACTGTCCCCAGCCTAAAATGGGTGGTCTGGAAACCATGCTAACCAAGACTCTGCTGGACCAACAACCTCAGTGGAAGGTCTACTTGATCTCAAACATCTCTGAGGACACGGTCCTCTATTGCCACTTCAACTGCTCTGGGGAGCAGAAGATGAAGGGTCTCCCCGTCAGAGTGTACA AGCTTCCAAAGAAGGTCTCGCTGAAGCTTCAGCCCACCTGGGTGACTGTGGGCAAACCCTTCACCATTGAGTGCAAGGTGCTCGACGTGGAGCCTCTTGAAAACCTCACCATCTTCCTGTTCCGTGGCAAGGAGGCCCTGCACAACCAGACCTTTGGGAGGACAACACCTGCCCCACAAGAGGTCATGGCCACACTCAACAGCACTGCTCACAGAGATGACAGCCTCCACAACTTCTCTTGCCAGGCTCAGCTGGACCTGCGGTCTCACGGCGGGGACATCTTTTACAGCATCTCGGAGCCCCAGGTTCTCGAGGTCCATG AGCCCATGCAGGACAGCTGGATGGGCATTATCATCACAGTCGTGTCGGTACTGCTGTTCTTGTTTGTGACATCCATCCTGTTCTGCTTTGCCTTCGGCCAGCACTGGTACCAGAAGCGCACAGGCAACTATGGGGTACGAGCTGCGTGGCGGAGGCTGCAGGCCTTCCGGCCACAGCCTGCATGA
- the PRR29 gene encoding proline-rich protein 29 isoform X1 yields the protein MASGAGGSWGGSAPDTAAPTPWVTILQPLPWAVPPPPPPPGRVKADLLELMLLQNAQMQQLLLSRLVAGTLNSGPNSPRPQIYLESQQEESEEEEEMQAQEEGPLVFHHHYLPFPLPSLGPLLPWPAVFLPPPACQPHLQDVTRIQHCPPASRKSGGRAVPPPPPLSATGTVGADVPPASDYYDVESLL from the exons ATGGCCTCCGGGGCGGGCGGGAGCTGGGGTGGCTCCGCACCAGACACTGCAGCCCCTACG CCCTGGGTGACCATCCTGCAGCCCCTTCCGTGGGCCGTCCCACCTCCGCCCCCGCCGCCAGGCCGCGTGAAGGCAG ACCTGCTGGAGCTGATGCTGCTGCAGAACGCGCAGatgcagcagctgctgctgagTCGCCTGGTGGCGGGGACGCTGAACTCGGGGCCCAACTCGCCGCGCCCGCAG ATCTACCTGGAGAGTCAACAGGAAGagtctgaggaggaggaggagatgcaAGCCCAGGAGGAAGGGCCTTTGGTGTTTCACCATCACTACCTGCCCTTCCCACTGCCCTCTCTGGGCCCCCTGCTACCCTGGCCAGCTGTTTTCCTTCCCCCTCCTGCATGTCAGCCCCACTTGCAGGACGTGACCAGGATTCAGCACTGCCCTCCTGCCTCCAGGAAAAGTGGGGG GAGAGCTGTGCCCCCCCCACCACCTCTTAGTGCCACAGGGACAGTGGGTGCGGATGTTCCCCCGGCTTCAG ACTACTATGATGTGGAGAGCCTACTGTGA
- the LOC134365212 gene encoding tRNA N(3)-methylcytidine methyltransferase METTL2B-like, translating to MAGAYPEGGPAAFGGKRPQFGSRLLGDPARVFHHNAWDNVEWSEEQAAAAERKVQENSTQRVCPEKQGAPSWALGGPAASGLPDAPPGEAGQPRPPKAAVPA from the exons ATGGCCGGCGCCTACCCTGAAGGCGGGCCCGCGGCCTTCGGCGGGAAGAGGCCGCAGTTCGGGAGCCGGCTCCTGGGCGATCCGGCGCGCGTCTTCCACCACAACGCCTG GGACAACGTGGAGTGGTCGGAAGAGCAGGCCGCGGCGGCGGAAAGGAAGGTCCAGGAGAACAGCACCCAGCGGGTGTGCCCGGAGAAACAAGGTGCGCCCAGCTGGGCCCTCGGCGGTCCCGCAGCCAGCGGACTGCCGGACGCGCCGCCCGGAGAGGCCGGACAACCTCGGCCGCCAAAAGCCGCGGTACCGGCCTGA